CCAATTTTTTCGGACAATAGTTTCGCATCAAAGCCGAACTCAACTTCCGTTGACCGCTCTGGGGTTAAGTCGGAGTTTCCAACGCTGCCAATAGTGACCCCGGTAACACTTTGTCCGTCCAGTGTAGCGGCTATGGGATTGAAAAACCTCAGCGCATCATTGGTGCCCGGTTGTACCCCCGAGGCTCCCCAGGCTCCCCTAAGCCGTAACGAGCTTATGCCATATTTGTCGGAATCATTGAAAAATTCTTCTTCCGAAATCAGCCAAGAAGCACTCACTTTGGGGTAAAATACCGAATTGAACGAGGCACCAAAAGAACTCCCGCGATCGGCCCGTACGGCACCTGTCACGAACAATTTGTCATTAAAACCGATCTGTTCCTCCACAAAGACCCCTACGGTACGCGACTCGATGGTCTGTTCGTTACTTTGTGTTACTGCTGCCCCCGCAATAGAATTACTACCCGCAACCAACTGAAGACCGGTTGCGAAGGTGCCTTGCGAAAGATTCTGTAAATATTGGAATCCAAGGGAAGTTCTGGAATTTATGCCCTCCCAAAGATCTGTTTTGTAAGAACCTACGGCATCCAAAGTATAGACAAAATCGTTGAACCTATTAGAGAACCGGGCACCTTCGTCGTAGTTTAGAAAATCAGGGGCTTCACCCGTGGGGAAAAACTGACTGTCCCAACGGGATGTAAAATCTAGGCCTCCGGAGGCTCTTAGGTTCAATTTTTCAGAGGGTTGCCAAATGAGTTCAAGACCACTGGTAAAACGATTGATTATTTGCCGGGTGTCTATGGTAAACAGTTCATCGGGTGTAAATTCACCCCAACCGTTGTTGACATCTATGGTCGATGTACCATTTAGGCCCTGACTCATTAATGCGAGGGCAAAATTATCGTTCAAGGGAAGTTCCAGATTACTGTTGGTGTAGCCCGTGGTCAAATTTACCTTAAGGTCATCAGTAATCTTGGCTCCGAAATTTCCCCGGAAATTCGTTCTTTTTATGTTATTGACGGGCAACACGCCTTCACCGTCGGTAAGACTTCCCGAAAGGAAATAGGTGAGTACTTCCGAACCTCCCGATACGCTCAACCCACCGCCATAAGACTGTCCGGTTCTAAAAGGCGAGGTACGCGGGTCGTTCAAGGGCTGAAAAGAATTGACCGTACTGTGGACAAAAGTGCCTTCGGCCGCTTCAAAGTTGAAACCGGGATTGCCTGCTGCGTCAAGTGCCTGATAGTTTTTGGGATAGGTTGTTACATCTTCTACCAAACCGCTCTCGAAAAATGCAGACCATCTTGGTTCTCCTTGTTTACCTTTTTTAGTGGTAATACGAATTACACCGTTGGCCGCAATAGATCCGTATAATGTTGCCGCGGAAGGACCCTTGATGATTTCGATAGACTCAATATCCTCTGGGTTGATATCATTTAAACGGGAAGGGGATTGCCCACCTGTTTCAAAAGAGATTGAATTTGCCTCGTTATTAATCAAAATACCATCAACATAAATTACTGGTTCGTTGGAAAGGGATGCACTGTTCGAACCCCTGATCCTAATGCGCGAGCCCATGCCTGTAGAACCTCCACTACTTGAAATCTGAACGCCGGTCGCCTGCCCCTGAAGTAGGTCCGAGACATTGCTTATCGGCCGCTGCTTTACGTCATCGGCAACGTTGAGATTCGCAATGGAATTTCCCATCTCAACCTTACGGCGCGCACCGGTTGCGGTAACGATTACTTCGTTCAAATCCATTGAACTTTGCATCATGGCAACGTTAATTACGTCTGCTTGTTTTACACTGATTTCACGTGAGGAAAAGCCAATATAGGAGAACACAAGAATATCGCCCTCAGAAGCTTCTATTTCATATTCCCCATCAAAATTGGTGGAAACCCCTTTAGTGGAGCCCTTGATTACAATACTCACTCCACCTAAGGGAATATTGTCTTGATCGGTTACCGTGCCAGTTACCGTCATGGTTTGACCCGGAACCTTTGGAGGATTGGATGAGGCCGGACTAGTACCGGAATTCAACTTTTTGCCGTTTTCAACCAACACGATAAGTTTTTTTCTAATTTCAAAAGAAACATTGGTTTTCTTTAGAACTATACCCATCAGTTCATCTATCTTGACTTTGTCAACGTTTACGGAAATACGTTTATTGATGTCTAAAGTGGAATTCTTATAAAGAATGTTGAAATCGGTTGTTTTCTCTATTTCTTCAAATATTGACGCTATCGTAGCATCCTTCATGTTCATAGAAATATTGGATTTCTGGGAATACGTGTTATTTGCCTGAAGTTGAAAAAAGGCAACCAAAAGAAACAACATGGTAATTTTCATTTTCAGGTCTATTTTAATCGTAAAATACCTTTTACATAGTGTGTTTTTCATACTTTTGAGAGAGTTTAGAAATTGGTCAAATAGTTTTTAAATTCGTTTGGAATCATGGGATTGTTCCAGCAATCCCTGATTCTTTTAAGGTTCACTCCATACGCTTAGTTTTTAAGGTTAATTTTAATGTTATTGTTTTCAATGTTGTAATCAAAACTTTTAATCCGTTGAAAAGCCTGTAGTATTTCCTCAATGGTTTCCGTTTTAAACCTTCCTGTATATCTTTCTTTGCTTACCTGCATATCCTTTATCTCGATTTTTACATCATAGTGCCTTTCAAGTTTTTTTGCGATATGATAAAAGTCTTCGTTCTTGAACAACAATATGCCATTTTTCCAAGCAATGTAACTGCTAACATCTATATTGGCAGTGGATAGTTCATCATCGGAATAGGAATAGGAAGCCAGCTGATTCGGTTTTAGGATTACATCTCCCGAACCAATAGAATTATTCCGACCGACTGACAGACTACCTTCAATAAGTACCACTTGAATATGTTCGTCATCCCGATAACTGGAAATATTAAATTCCGTCCCTAGGACCTTTGCATCAAGAAGTTGTGTGCTGACCGTAAATGGCCTTAAAGAATCTGAAGCAACGGTAAAGTAAGCTTCCCCTCTAAGAACAACATTCCTTGGACCTTCGTCGTAAAATATCACTGGGTATGTAATTGAGGAACCCGAATTAAGGTATACTTCCGTACCATCGGATAGTAACAACTGAAACTTTTTTCCATAAGGCACATCCAAGGTGTTGAAAACCAACCGATTCACCTTTTTTTGGTTCGATGCTACTTTTTTATAGGTAATTTTAGTGCCTTCTTGCTCTACCACATAGGCATTTGTAGTAGACACTATTCCGGTTGCCTTGTCATTTAAGGTTTCCTTTTTAGACCCATCTTCAAAAGTAATCGTGGCTTCTTTTTCAAGAATTACTTCAGGACTACGTTGCTCGTAAGCATAAATACCTAACATAAGAACGCCGACAAAAATCGCGGCGTACCTGAGTAGTAAGTTCCTTTTTTTGACCTTGCCTGCGACGAGTCTAGTGTGATTAAAAGCCGATATCAGATTTTTCTTTAGGTGTTCTGTACTTTCTTCTTCTCCAGCCCCGGTTATTAGATGATGGAGTTCCACTTCTTCCTGAAAGCTAGATTTATTTTTATCGACCCATTTGGCCAAAATATCAAGCTCATCCAAAGTTGCCGTATTGATCAAAAATTTGTGTATGATAATTTCTATTTTCTTATTTTTCATCGATGATTTTTAGGAAAGTCCCAATTCATATTATGTAAACGATTGAACTATACAATACCCTTACTTTTTATTGTCAATAATCTATAATATTGATTTTTTTTTGTTAAAATAGCCTATGAATTCAAATAACTTAGATGAAAAAATTAATGTTGAAGCAATCCAAAAAGGGGATAGGAAGGCTTTCAAAACAGTCATTGAGTTCTATTATAATGAAATCTATTGGTATGCAAAAAGTTTAAGCCGTAACGAAGCTTTGGCAAAAGATTTGGTGCAGGAAGCATTTTTTAAACTATGGAAGAAAAGGGATAATATAAAAAAGGGAACTATCTTAAAGGGATGGCTCTACAAGTCTGTCCGAAACAATTTTTTGGACCATGTAAAAAAGTATAAGAAAGAAACTTATTTTTTCGAGACTACCTATGCCGAAACTTTGGACCTTGTAATTGAAAGAGAATATCAAGAAGACTTAAAACATAAGGTGGAACTAGTTGAAAAAGAGATCGAACAGCTTCCAAAGAAGTGCAACCAAGTATTTAAGTTAAGTAAGAAAGAAGGGCTAACCAATACTGAGATTGCGGAACATTTGGGTATCTCCATCAAAACGGTCGAAGGACATCTTACCAAAGCCCTCAAAATTTTAAGGGAAAAATTAAAAGAAAAAATTCAGGTGCTGTTTTTAATTCTTGGCCATGTGAGGTAAAAAGGACAAATGTCCTTACATCGGTTTTCAATTGACATGGTCTAAAAATTATGATTCTTTCTTTTAAAGGCCATAGGTTATTGAAAAGTTAACCCCGAATGGATGCCCAGGCCGTAATCCGGCAGGAACCCTTGACACCGCATAGGTGGTGTCGAACAAGTTAATGATATTGGCGGAAAAGGTGAAGTGGCTATTATAGAAATAGCGGCCCGACATGTCAACGACAAAATTGGAATCCACCCTTAAATTTGTGGGAATGGTCCCTGTTCCTGCTTGTGTCCTGAATGCATCGATATAGCGTGCGCCCATGTCAATGCCAAACTTTTCATGCCCCAGGCCAAGGTTCAAATTGAACTGGTTCTTGGCGATATAGGGTATCTCATCACCCACCGAGACTTCCCCGAATATAGCGTTGGCACTGTCAAATGAACTAAGGAACTCGGTATCGGTCAAGGTATAGTTAAACGTTAACGGTAAGCGGACCTTTTCCGAGCTGTTATTCAAAAGGTTATAGTTCAACGATACTTCTACACCGCTGACCCTTACCTCGCCAGCGTTGAATTGGTCCAAGCTGCCCGTACCACCTGTAGCCGCAAGGTCGCTCCCCAACAAGTTTTGATAGTCGTTATAGTAGCCTACCACTTCGCCTTGAATTCCATGGTAATTAAAACGGGTACCCAATTCATAATTTATACTGCTTTCCGCATCTTGGCCTTCGGTATTGCCGGGAGGGGAAAACCCTTTGTGCACCCCGCCAAAAACGGAAAGATTTTCGGTAAAGGTATAATTTGCCCCAATTCCCGGAATCCAAACATCCACTTGGTTCTCACGTTCGGAAAGGTCCGTACCCGATCTCGTTGCATCGTTGGTACCGTAATTTATCCTGCCCAAGGTAATATTCTCGTACCGAATACCTGGGGTCAATGTAAACCTGCCCAAATTTAGTTTGTACAAGGTATGCGCGGCAATTGCCTTTGCGTTGCCGATACGGTTTGCATCCGCCCCTTTGATGCCGACCGTTGTGCGTATTAGTTCATTGTTCTGAAAACCATACCTGTCTACCCATTGAAACCTATCCTCCTCATCCTCATGGTAGCGAATACCCAGCTCCAGGCTTTGTAACCAGTCAGCGCCCCATCGCAACCGGGCAATGGACTGTATTCCTTGGGAGGTATACCTCCTGTTATTCGCTTTTATGCCGAACACATCTTCCGGGGTATCCGTGTTTCCCAACAAGGCATTGTATTCCATGGCATAGGTTTCCGGATCTGTGAGCACATTGTTTATTCCAACGCGCTCCCCAAGATTTACATCGTCCAATTTGTACCAGTTGCGTTTAAACTTGTTCACATATCCCGTGGTGGTAATGGACAGGGTCTGGGAAAGTTTAAGAAAATGTGTTAATTGGTATTGTTGGTGCTCCGCGTCCATCACATCTTCCGAGGATGCCCTGTATCTACGGTACGGGTTTTCATTGAAATCGGCATCGGTCAACCCTAAATAGGTTTCATTGGCCCTTTCTTCGGAAAATTGGATTTTAAAGAGAAGGGATTGATAGACTTTGGCACCTTCATCGGTATTCATTCGAAACTTTGCCAAATAGTCCGATTTGTCAAAACCCGTATTTCCCCCTCCGTCAATATTTTTAAAACCGTCTGAATTGTAGTTATAGTATTCGCTTACGAATCCGAAGTTCTTAAAACTATCGCCTATTACGATCTGCGTATTCTTTGAATTGAAGTTACCGGCCGATAAGGTCGCTCTTCCAGTAAACCGGTCCGGTATCCGGGTAGAGATCATGTTGATGGCGCCACCCGTAGTATTTGGCCCGTACTGGACCTGACTACTTCCCTTCAATACTTCCACGGCCTGCATCCTTGCGATGGTGGGAAAATAATATGCGGCAGGGGCACTGTAGGGGGCAGGGGCTATAAGTACCCCATCTTCCATAAGATTGATTTTTGCACTACGTTCCGGAGAAGTACCCCTTAAACTGATATTGGGCCGTAATCCAAAACCATCCTCCTCGTATATGTTGACCCCGGGCACGTTTCTCAATATCCTGTTAATATCGTTGTAACTGAATTTTTGAAGTTCTTTCGCCGATATATAATTTGCGGAACCCGTTCTGTTCATGGCTTCAAATTTACTCCCTAGAATTGCACTTCCATTGACTATGACCTCGTTTAAAACTTCCGTTTTCAGGACAGTTGAATCTTTGCCATCATTGCTTTCCTGTGATAATCCTAAATTCGCTGTCAGGAGCATTATTGAAAATACAGTTAAAAACCATTTCATATTATACTTATTTAGATTGAATAAAAATAAAATGCAAATATAATTTTTTTTTTAGAATTGACGCAATCTTATTGAGAAAGATTCTAAATA
This window of the Maribacter cobaltidurans genome carries:
- a CDS encoding RNA polymerase sigma factor, whose protein sequence is MNSNNLDEKINVEAIQKGDRKAFKTVIEFYYNEIYWYAKSLSRNEALAKDLVQEAFFKLWKKRDNIKKGTILKGWLYKSVRNNFLDHVKKYKKETYFFETTYAETLDLVIEREYQEDLKHKVELVEKEIEQLPKKCNQVFKLSKKEGLTNTEIAEHLGISIKTVEGHLTKALKILREKLKEKIQVLFLILGHVR
- a CDS encoding TonB-dependent receptor family protein, producing MKWFLTVFSIMLLTANLGLSQESNDGKDSTVLKTEVLNEVIVNGSAILGSKFEAMNRTGSANYISAKELQKFSYNDINRILRNVPGVNIYEEDGFGLRPNISLRGTSPERSAKINLMEDGVLIAPAPYSAPAAYYFPTIARMQAVEVLKGSSQVQYGPNTTGGAINMISTRIPDRFTGRATLSAGNFNSKNTQIVIGDSFKNFGFVSEYYNYNSDGFKNIDGGGNTGFDKSDYLAKFRMNTDEGAKVYQSLLFKIQFSEERANETYLGLTDADFNENPYRRYRASSEDVMDAEHQQYQLTHFLKLSQTLSITTTGYVNKFKRNWYKLDDVNLGERVGINNVLTDPETYAMEYNALLGNTDTPEDVFGIKANNRRYTSQGIQSIARLRWGADWLQSLELGIRYHEDEEDRFQWVDRYGFQNNELIRTTVGIKGADANRIGNAKAIAAHTLYKLNLGRFTLTPGIRYENITLGRINYGTNDATRSGTDLSERENQVDVWIPGIGANYTFTENLSVFGGVHKGFSPPGNTEGQDAESSINYELGTRFNYHGIQGEVVGYYNDYQNLLGSDLAATGGTGSLDQFNAGEVRVSGVEVSLNYNLLNNSSEKVRLPLTFNYTLTDTEFLSSFDSANAIFGEVSVGDEIPYIAKNQFNLNLGLGHEKFGIDMGARYIDAFRTQAGTGTIPTNLRVDSNFVVDMSGRYFYNSHFTFSANIINLFDTTYAVSRVPAGLRPGHPFGVNFSITYGL
- a CDS encoding SusC/RagA family TonB-linked outer membrane protein, which produces MKNTLCKRYFTIKIDLKMKITMLFLLVAFFQLQANNTYSQKSNISMNMKDATIASIFEEIEKTTDFNILYKNSTLDINKRISVNVDKVKIDELMGIVLKKTNVSFEIRKKLIVLVENGKKLNSGTSPASSNPPKVPGQTMTVTGTVTDQDNIPLGGVSIVIKGSTKGVSTNFDGEYEIEASEGDILVFSYIGFSSREISVKQADVINVAMMQSSMDLNEVIVTATGARRKVEMGNSIANLNVADDVKQRPISNVSDLLQGQATGVQISSSGGSTGMGSRIRIRGSNSASLSNEPVIYVDGILINNEANSISFETGGQSPSRLNDINPEDIESIEIIKGPSAATLYGSIAANGVIRITTKKGKQGEPRWSAFFESGLVEDVTTYPKNYQALDAAGNPGFNFEAAEGTFVHSTVNSFQPLNDPRTSPFRTGQSYGGGLSVSGGSEVLTYFLSGSLTDGEGVLPVNNIKRTNFRGNFGAKITDDLKVNLTTGYTNSNLELPLNDNFALALMSQGLNGTSTIDVNNGWGEFTPDELFTIDTRQIINRFTSGLELIWQPSEKLNLRASGGLDFTSRWDSQFFPTGEAPDFLNYDEGARFSNRFNDFVYTLDAVGSYKTDLWEGINSRTSLGFQYLQNLSQGTFATGLQLVAGSNSIAGAAVTQSNEQTIESRTVGVFVEEQIGFNDKLFVTGAVRADRGSSFGASFNSVFYPKVSASWLISEEEFFNDSDKYGISSLRLRGAWGASGVQPGTNDALRFFNPIAATLDGQSVTGVTIGSVGNSDLTPERSTEVEFGFDAKLLSEKIGFEMTYFNKRTEDALIFRQLPLSLGVGEGRFENLGSVKNSGIEIGLNTRIIETDKFFFGVDFVGSFIDNELIELGEGIQPVIFGQQRHVEGFPLGGYWDETYTFNDANGDGFIGQDEIQVGEVGYLGTPFATTDISFTPTLSFFENQFVLRGLLNYRGGQKLYNNTGSWRNGNSNNQELNDPNASLADQARAVASKFLGTNAGYIEDASFWRLREISLTYNAPVTFSSQLGFDRISLTLSGQNLGVWTDYTGLDPEISSEGQANFTTEEFLSQPPVRSWKARLNLSF
- a CDS encoding FecR family protein, with the translated sequence MKNKKIEIIIHKFLINTATLDELDILAKWVDKNKSSFQEEVELHHLITGAGEEESTEHLKKNLISAFNHTRLVAGKVKKRNLLLRYAAIFVGVLMLGIYAYEQRSPEVILEKEATITFEDGSKKETLNDKATGIVSTTNAYVVEQEGTKITYKKVASNQKKVNRLVFNTLDVPYGKKFQLLLSDGTEVYLNSGSSITYPVIFYDEGPRNVVLRGEAYFTVASDSLRPFTVSTQLLDAKVLGTEFNISSYRDDEHIQVVLIEGSLSVGRNNSIGSGDVILKPNQLASYSYSDDELSTANIDVSSYIAWKNGILLFKNEDFYHIAKKLERHYDVKIEIKDMQVSKERYTGRFKTETIEEILQAFQRIKSFDYNIENNNIKINLKN